A genome region from Sceloporus undulatus isolate JIND9_A2432 ecotype Alabama chromosome 1, SceUnd_v1.1, whole genome shotgun sequence includes the following:
- the PLEK gene encoding pleckstrin → MNQEPEREPRLIREGYLVKKGSMFNTWKPMWFVLSEDAIEFFKKKTDSSPKGMVPLKGSTLTSPCQDFGKRMFVFKLTTAKQQDHFFQASHLEERDMWVKDIKKAIKCILAGQRFSRKSTRKSIKLPTTINLSTLYVSMKDPDKGIREMTLEKDKKIFNHCFTGSCVIDWLLSSNTIQNRQEGVMVASALLNEGYFQAAGDISKSASEGLSETPFLDHEDAYYYFADSGFFCEGNSSDDDMVFKEEFRGVVIKQGCLLKQGHRRKNWKVRKFVLREDPAYMHYYDPAGGEEPLGAIHLRGCVVTAVEDAPDGKRNEVGGNLFEIITANEVHYVLQAATSAERTDWIKAIQMVARTGK, encoded by the exons GGAAGCATGTTTAACACCTGGAAACCTATGTGGTTTGTGCTGTCAGAAGATGCCATTGAATTCTTTAAGAAGAAGACTGACAGTAGCCCTAAAGGAATGGTTCCTCTAAAAGGAAGCACCTTGACAAGCCCTTGCCAAGATTTTGGTAAAAGGATG TTTGTCTTCAAACTCACAACCGCCAAACAGCAGGATCACTTCTTCCAAGCCTctcatcttgaggagagagataTGTGGGTGAAAGACATCAAGAAGGCCATTAAGTGCATTTTGGCCGGCCAACGATTTTCCAGGAAATCAACCAGGAAGTCTATCAAGCTTCCCACTACAATCAATCTGAG TACCTTGTATGTTTCAATGAAAGACCCTGACAAAGGAATACGAGAAATGACACtggaaaaagacaagaaaatttTCAATCACTGCTTTACAG GCAGTTGTGTAATTGACTGGCTTCTGTCCAGTAATACCATCCAAAATCGCCAAGAGGGTGTCATGGTGGCATCTGCCCTCTTGAATGAAGGTTATTTTCAGGCTGCTGGGGATATATCCAAAAGTGCATCTGAAGGCCTGTCGGAAACTCCTTTCCTTGACCACGAGGATGCTTATTATTACTTT GCAGACAGTGGATTCTTCTGTGAAGGAAATTCCAGTGACGATGACATGGTCTTCAAGGAGGAGTTCAGGGGCGTAGTGATCAAACAGGGATGTCTACTGAAACAG GGGCACAGGAGGAAAAACTGGAAAGTGCGAAAGTTTGTGCTAAGAGAGGACCCTGCTTATATGCACTACTATGACCCTGCTGGG GGAGAAGAACCACTTGGAGCCATTCACTTGAGGGGCTGTGTGGTGACAGCAGTTGAAGATGCACCTGATG GCAAGAGAAATGAAGTTGGGGGGAATCTGTTTGAAATCATTACTGCAAATGAAGTTCACTATGTCCTGCAAGCAGCCACCTCTGCAGAACGTACAGACTGGATCAAGGCCATTCAGATGGTTGCCAGGACTGGAAAGTGA
- the LOC121916862 gene encoding scavenger receptor class A member 5-like isoform X2 has product MNRTLSYDLGIHHTRIQDLQVLISNATVDVRQMHLVHIAMEQQLKHELAILNNVTENLTLRDWEPSVTLSNRRGLQFWP; this is encoded by the exons ATGAACCGGACTCTGTCCTACGACCTGGGCATCCACCACACCCGTATCCAGGACCTGCAGGTCTTGATCAGCAATGCCACCGTGGATGTGCGGCAGATGCACCTGGTCCACATTGCCATGGAGCAGCAGCTGAAGCATGAGTTGGCCATCTTAAACAATGTCACCGAAAACCTGACGCTCAGAGACTGGGAGCCCTCTGTCACCTTGAGTAATAGGAG AGGTCTTCAGTTTTGGCCCTGA
- the LOC121916862 gene encoding scavenger receptor class A member 5-like isoform X1 — protein MNRTLSYDLGIHHTRIQDLQVLISNATVDVRQMHLVHIAMEQQLKHELAILNNVTENLTLRDWEPSVTLSNRRWNPCLNMKFINVP, from the exons ATGAACCGGACTCTGTCCTACGACCTGGGCATCCACCACACCCGTATCCAGGACCTGCAGGTCTTGATCAGCAATGCCACCGTGGATGTGCGGCAGATGCACCTGGTCCACATTGCCATGGAGCAGCAGCTGAAGCATGAGTTGGCCATCTTAAACAATGTCACCGAAAACCTGACGCTCAGAGACTGGGAGCCCTCTGTCACCTTGAGTAATAGGAG ATGGAatccatgtctaaacatgaaattcattaatgttccatga